The nucleotide sequence GCCGACACGCTCGCCGGGACCGGGGTCCCGGTGATGGTGCTCGCGCTCCCGCAGGAGTTCCTGGAGTCGGCGTCGCGCTCGGATCTGCTGACGGACCTCGGCCTCACCGCCAAGGACGTCGCACGAGGCATCACCGAGAAGATCGCCGAGCGGTCGGGCCGTGGCTCCGAGGAGTTGAACCACGGCGGTTCCCGCCACGGCAGCTCTAACCACAAGAGCCCGCGCCGCAACGGGGACCTGAACGGGCAGGACCGGAACGGATCCGCGCGACCCGTCGACGGGGCAGCGATGAAGGACGAACGAACGGCCGGAGAGGTCTGACATGCGCGTGTTGGTAGTCGAGGACGAGCAGCGACTGGCGGACGCCATCGCCAGAGGCCTGCGGGCCGAGGGGATGGCGGTGGATGTCGCCTACGACGGGACCGAGGGGCACGAGAAGTCCTCGTACACCAGGTATGACGTCGTCGTCCTGGACCGGGACCTGCCCGGCATGCACGGCGATGACCTGCTCGCCGAACTGGTCTCCTCCGGGGACATCACCCGGGTGCTGATGCTCACCGCATCGTCGGGGCTGGACGCCCGGGTCGAGGGCCTGTCGGCCGGCGCCGACGACTATCTGGCCAAACCGTTCGCCTTCCCCGAGTTGGTGGCCAGGGTGCGTGCGCTGGGCCGCCGCGCCACGCCGGCCGCCCCTCCGGTGCTGCGGGCCGGCGACGTGGAACTGGATCCGGCCAAGCGGCTCGTGTTCCGGGCCGGGACGGCCGTCGAGCTGACCCGCAAGGAGTTCGGGGTGCTGGAGGTGCTCATGTCGGCGGCCGGCACGGTCGTCTCCAGCGAAGAGCTCCTGGAGCGCGTGTGGGACGAGAACGCGGACCCGTTCACCACCACGGTGCGGGTCACCGTGATGACCCTGCGCCGCAAGCTCGGCGACCCGGGGATGATCGACACGGTGGTGGGCGCCGGTTACCGGGTGTCCGCCGATGCCACTGAATAGTCCGACCGACCTCGGCCCTGTGCGGTCGGTCAGGAGTGCCCACCTCCTGCGCGCCGAGCGTGGACGGGGCCCCGGGACGGCCCAGCGGGTCGCAGCCCGCAACGGCCTTCGGCTGCGTTTGACGACGTTGTCGACGGCGCTGCTCGCTCTCGTCGGCGCCCTGCTGCTGGCCCTGGCCTATCTGCTGGTCGGACGTGTGGTGGCCGCTCTCCCGCACTTCCGCGCGGGCACCCTGGTGCTCGTCAACGGCGTGACCGTCGAGGCCACCGAGGAGTCGAACCGGGTGGTGCAGCAGGGCCGCGACACCGTGCTGGTGGTGGGGCTGATCGCCTTCCCACTGGTGGTGATCACCGGAGGGCTGATGTCCTGGGTGCTGATCGGCCAGGCCCTGCGGCCCCTGTCGATGCTCACGAGTGCGGCCAGGGCACTGTCGGAATCCTCTCTGGACCAGCGGATCGCGCTGACCGGGCCCCGCGACGAGGTCGCCGAGCTCGCCGACACCTTCGACGACATGCTGGGCCGGTTGCAGTCGGCCTTCGAGGCCGAACGCCGGTTCGTCGCCAACGCCTCGCACGAACTGCGCACGCCGCTGTCCGTCATCCGGACGGAGGTCGACGTCACGCTCGCCGATCCCTCGGCCGGAGTGGACGACCTCCGGCGAATGGGCGAGGTGGCCAGGGAGGCGACCGACCGGGCCGATCGGTTGCTCAACTCGCTGCTGTTCCTGGCCCGGACCCAGGCGAGTGGTCTGTCCGTGGCGGCTCCGGTGGATCTGGCGGACCTCGTCGCGCCCGCGTTGCTGGCCGTGGAATCCGAGGTCACCGGGCGCGGGCTGGAGATCCGGGTCAGCGGGGGACCGGCCGTGGTCTGCGGAGATCCGGCCCTGCTGGAGAGGGTGGTCGGCAATCTCATCGAGAATGCCGTACGGCACAACGTGCCGGGCGGACGGGTCGCCATCTCCACCGGGGTCGGTGGGGGAGTCGGGAACCCGCCCGGAGTCGGGCACGCCGTCGGGTACGTCGAGGTCGCATCGGGTGGCACCGTGATCGACCCTCGTACCGTCGCGCAGCTCTTCGAGCCGTTCCGACAGGGGGAGAGGGCCCGCACCGGCCACCGGGGCAGCGGGCTGGGCCTGTCCATCGTCAGCGCCGTCGTCTCGGCCCATGGCGGTACCGTCAGCGCTACGGCGGTGACCGGTGGCGGACTGGACGTGCGGGTGGAGATCCCCGCCTGACCCGACCTGCCCGACCCGACCCGATGGGGGTCAGGCCGATCCGAGGGCGCCGAGGACGGCCCGGCCCAGGTAGTCGGCGATCCGGTGGGCGGTCCAACCGTGGGTCCGGCCGAGGTCGATCACGATGCGTTCGTCGAACAGGGTGATCCAGACCAGCACGGCAGCGACCCGATCCTGTTCGGGGACGACGGATTCGCTGATCAGAGCGGCCACTGCGACGGTCAGTGCGTCGAACAGGCCGGTGATGCTGGGATCCCCCCGGTGGGCACGCTGCAGCACACCTTCCGGCGAGCGGAGGAACCGGACGGCGGCCGATTCCCTGGTCGACCGTCCCACCCACATCGCGCAGATCGCCTCGAACCGGCGCAGTGCGCCCTGCGTGGGGTCGACGGCCTCGACCGCCGCGGTCAGGGCTGTGATGGACCGCACCTCGACCGCCACCAGGAGGTCGGCGACGTCGGTGAAGTGCCGGTAGGCGGTCGCGGTGCCCACCCCGGCCTGACGGGCGAGCTCGGGCAGGGTGAAGTGCGCCCCGTCCGACTCGAGCAGATCAGCGGCAGCGTCGAGGAGCCGGTCTCTGGTCCGCTGCGCGTCACTGCGCAGCGGTAGGTCGGGTGTCGTGGTGCTCACCGGCCCATCATCGCGCGATCCGTCCCATCCCGGCGCCCGCGGGGTCGATCCGGGCCAGATCGACGTACGTCACGAGAAGACCTTCTCACTTACCCTTGACGCAGTGAACGGCCAATGTAAATATGAGAAGAACTTATCGAGTAATTAGGCGGACCCTCGAAGGAGTCGACCCATGACCGGCGTTCTCGTCGAGCCCTCCCGCCGACCACTGCTCGTACCGGAGCGTGTCGCCCGCAGGGTCGGGCATCGCGTCAACCGGCGTGCCGTCCCGACGGCTCGCGTGGTGGGGGCGGTCGTCCTCGCCGCGTTCACGCTGGTGATCGCCGGTCCGAACCTGCCGACCGCTCTCCTGCCCGCCTACCGGCAGGCGTACCGGATGACGCCGTTCGGCCTCTCGCTGCTGTTCTCCGCCTACCTCCTGCTGCTGGTCCCGACGCTGGTCCTGTGCATGCGACCGGCCCTGCGTGCCAGGGCGGATGCCCTACTCGCCATCGGCCTCGGCGCAGCGGTCGTCGCCGATGTGCTGATGGCGACCGCCGGGTCGACCGTGATGCTGCTGATCGGTCGTGCGCTGTCGGGTGTGAGCGTGGCACTGTCCACCGGTGCGGCCGCAGCGCTGATGGTGGCCCTGGTGGGCGAACGGGGCCGTGGTTCGGTGGCGACCGGCAACATCGTCGGCGCTCTGGTCGGCACCGTCGGGGCCGTGGCGCTGGCGCAGATCGGCATCGGCTCGACGGTGTACCTCGTGCATGCGGTGGCGACATCGGTGGTCCTGACGGCCCTGCTGCTGGCGCTGGCCGCCCGGTCGGCCGGCGACACCGCTGCACTGCAGACCGGAGGGATCCAGGCCGAGATCCCGGACGGGCCCGCAGTGAAGGTGCCCGTGCCGACCGTGACCCCTGGTGTCATCCGGCGGCATCGCCTGCTCGGGACGGCGGTCGGGGCGCTCGGCTGGGCCATCCCCGGCCTGGTGACCGGTCTGGTGCCATCGCTGCTGCGCCAGTTCACCGGGCCGGCGGCGGTCATCGTGGCCACCAGTCCGGCGATCCTGCTGCTGGCCTGCGCCTGGCTGCTGCAGGTGCTGGCCAGGCGTCCGATGCTGCGCTTCGTCCGGGGCCACGAGCTGACCGTGGGAACGGCGATGGGCACCGTCGGCCTGGCCCTGCTCGCGGCCGGCGCGCTGACCGCCTCCCTCCCGCTCGTCTACCTCGGCTGCGCGATCGCGGCCGGCGGCCCGGCCATGGGCTACCGCGGAGGCATGGTGCTGCTGACCCGGGGGCTGGATCCGTCCCGTCAGGGGGCGGTCACCTCGCGGTACGCGGCCGGCTCCTACGCCTTCTCTGCGGTGGTCGTCCTGGGCTCCGGTGCGATCGGTGCCATCGGCGGCCTGGTCACGGCGGTCGCCGTCGGTGCCGGTGCGCTGACCGTCCTCGGCGCCGGACTGCTGGCCGTCATCCTGGTGACCGAGCACCTGATGGTCGCGTACCGGAGCGATGTGGCCGTCGTACATTCCTGACCGCTAGGGTTTCGCGGGTGTCCAGCGACGATTCCCGGCTGTTCTACGTCGGCAACGCCGTCGTCGATCTGGTCCTCACCATCCCGCAACTCCCGGAGCTCGGTGGCGACATCATCGCCTCCAGCACCACTTTCGCTGTCGGCGGCGGGTTCAACGTGATGGCCGCCGCGCGTCGGCTCGGGCTGCCCACCGTCTACGCCGGGACCGTCGGCACCGGGATGTTCGCCTCGCTGGTCCGGGGCGCGCTGGCCGGGGAGGGCATCGTCACCGTCGGCCCGACGCATCCCCGGATGGACACCGGGACCGTCGTGGTGATGGTCGACGAGGGCGGCGAACGGACGTTCGTGACGAGCTTCGGCGCCGAGGCGACCCTGACCGCCGAGCAGTTGGGTGCGTTGCACCCCGATGACTCGGACATCGTGGCCGTCACCGGGTACTCGCTGGCCCACCCGGCCGGGGCGGCGGCCGTTGCACCATGGCTCGCGGCGCTCCCCCCGGAGATCGTGGTCGTCACCGACCCGGGGACCCTGCTGACCCAGATCCCGACCGAGGCCATGGAGGTGCTGATGGCCCGGACCGACTGGTGGACCTGCAACTCGCGCGAAGCGGCCCGGCTGACGGGACAGGGCAGGCCGGCCGACGCGGCCGCGGCGTTGGCGCGGCGCAGCGGTCGTGCCGGCGTCCTGGTGCGCGACGGGGCGGCCGGATGTTGGTTGACCGCAGGCGGTTCGACGCCGGTGCTGGTACCGGGACACGTGGTGTCCGCCGTCGACACCACCGGAGCGGGTGACGCGCACACGGGTGCGTTCATCGCCGGGCTGGCCCGGTTCGGTGATCCGTTGCAGGCCGCTTCCCGGGCGAACGCCGCCGCCGCCCTCTCGGTGACCCGCCGCGGGCCGGCGACCGGCCCGCGCACCGAGGAGCTCGAGCTGTTCCTGACACGCTGTTCCTGACATGCCGTTCCTGACATGCGGAGGCCCGGCCGGCCGAGTGATCAGCGCCGACCGGGAGCCGCCCACGAATCAGCCCGCGAAGGAGAAACGCCCGACGGATTCGGCGACACAGCAGGGCTTGTTGGCGCCCTGCGCGGTGATGCTGACCGTCATCACCACCTGCAGGATGCCCTCGCTGACCGGTGTGACCTCGGTGATGACGGCCGACGCGATCACCGAACTGCCGGTCGGCAGTGGCGAGGGGAAGCGGACCTTGTTGAGCCCGTAGTTGACGGCCATCGTCACGCCCGTCAGGCGGTACAGGCCACCCATCAGCACCGGCAGCAGCGAGAGGGTCAGGAAGCCGTGTGCGATCCGGGTGCCGAAAGGCCCCGCTGCGGCACGTTCCTCGTCCAGATGGATCCACTGGTGATCGTCGGTGGCGTCCGCGAAGGCCTGGATGCGGCTCTGCTCGATCAGGAAGGGTTCGCCGGGGCCGAGCGTGTCGCCGACCGCAGCGAGGAGTTCGTCGGCACTGGAGAAGGTCCTCACGCGAGGTGCCCGCCGATCTTGGTGTAGCCGCGCAGCAGGTCGCGGGACAGGATGAGGCGCTGCATCTCGTCGGTGCCCTCGAAGATGCGGAACAGGCGGACCTGCCGGTACCAGCGCTCGATGGGAAGCTCGCGGGTGTAACCCATCCCGCCGTGGATCTGCATCACCTTGTCGATGACGTGATTGACCATGGTCGCGCCGAACAGCTTCGCCATCGACGACGAGTGCCGGGGGTCGGCGCCCTGGTCCACCGTCCAGGCCGCGCGCAGGACCAGCCACCGGGCGGCCTCGATCTCCGTCTCGGAATCGGCGATCATCCAGGCGATGGCCTGGTTCTCGCCGATCGGCTTGCCGAACGTCACCCGGGTGTTCGCGTGGTCGATGGCCATCTGCAGCGCGCGCTCGGCGATGCCGATCGCGGTGGCCGGGATCAGGTAGCGACCTTTGCCGATCCACTTCATGCCGAGCTCGAAGCCCTGGCCGATCTCGCCGAGGATGTTGCGGGAGGGCACCCGGACGTTGTCGAAGACCAGCGCGGCCGGGCCGCCCTCGCCCATGGTGATGATCGGCTCGGACTTCCAGCCCATGTCCCGGTCGACCAGGAAGGCGGTCGTACCGCCGCCCCGGACCCCCTTCACCTTGTCGTTGACGGCGACCACGATGGCGAAGTCGGCCTCGTTGCCGCCGGTGATGTAGACCTTCTCGCCGTTGAGAATCCAGTCGTCGCCGTCCTGCACGGCCGACAGCTTGATGTTCGCCGCGTCCGACCCGGCACCGGGTTCGGTGATGGCGAAGCACGACCGGCGCTCACCGGAGATGGTCGGCTCCAGGTACTCCTTGCGCTGCTCGGGATTGGCGAAGTACAGAATGTTGTCCGCCTCGCCACCGAACCGGAACGGGACGAACGTCCGGCCGAGTTCGGCCGCGATCAGCGCCTGCATGACGGCCGGGAGATTCATCCCGCCGTCCTCCTCCGGGGTCGAGAGGCCCCAGAAGCCGAAGGCTTTGGCCTTGTGCTGCAGTTCTACCACCTCGCTGTGGTCCAGGCCGGGCTGGTGTGCGCGCTCACGCCGCAGCACCTCCGACTCGAGCGGCATCACCTCCTTGCGGATGAATTCGCGGGCGGTGTCGCGAATGGCGCGTTCTTCGTCGGACAGCGAGAAATCCATGATGTGCTCCTTGTCGAGATTGGCTGTGGTCGAGAGATTCTGGCGAAGTCCGGCTCGAGGTGTCCAGTGCCGGTGCGGTTATCGAACCCCGCCGTTGATGTACAGGGTCTGCCCGGTGATGTAGGACGCCTCTTCGCTGGCCAGGAAGGCGATCGCGTTGGCGACGTCCTCCGGCTTGCCGACCCGGCCGATCGGGGTCTGCTCGCTGGCCATCTTCTGGTACTCCTCCGGCCGGAACCCGACGCGTTCGGCGGTAGCGTCCGTCATCGCGGTCGCGATGTAACCGGGGGCCACCGCGTTGACGTTGATGTTGTAGCGGCCGAGTTCCTGGCAGAGGGTGGCGGTGATGCCCTGGACCCCGGCCTTGGCCGCCGCGTAGTTGACCTGGCCGCGGTTGCCGCGTGCTGACTGGCTGGACAGACTGACGATCTTGCCGTACTTCGCCTTCACCATCGGCACGGCGGCGGCCTGGCAGACCAGGAAGATGCTGGTCAGATTGGTCGAGATCACCGCGTCCCAGTCCGCCCGGCCCATCTTGTACAGCAGGTCGTCGCGGGTGATCCCGGCGTTGTTCACCAGGATGTCGACCGAGCCGAACCTCTCCAGCGCGGTGGTCACCATCGCGTTCACCGACTCGCCGTCCGTCACGTCGCACCCGACCGCCAGGCCGGTCCCGCCGGCTGCGGTGATCGCCTCCACCGTTCCGTGGGCGCGATCCGCGGTCAGATCGCCGACGACGACCGTGGCACCCTGCGCAGCAAGGAGTCTGGCCGTCGCGGCACCGATGCCCTGGGCCGCCCCGGTCACGATGGCGACTCTTCCGTCGAACCTGCTCATTGTGGAACTCCTGACTTCTTCGTCGTGGCTGGAAGGGTTTTGATCTGCAACCTACTGGTACTTCTTGAGCTCCCGGCGGGCGAGCGATCGGCGATGGACCTCGTCGGGTCCGTCGGCCAGCCGGATGGTCCTGGCCGCGGCCCAGAGCTGGGCCAACGGGGTGTCCTGGCTGACCCCGGCCGCCCCGTGGGCCTGCATGGCCTTGTCGATGATCCAGCAGGCGGCCTCCGGGGCGGCGATCTTGATCGACTGGATCTCGGTGTGCGCGCCCTGGTTGCCCACGGTGTCCATCAGCCAGGCCGTCTTGAGCACCAGCAGTCGCAGTTGCTCGAGCTTGACCCTGGAGTCGGCGATCCATTCGCCGATGACGCCCTGCTCGGCCAGCGGCCGCCCGAAGGCCACCCTCGAGGACACCCGACGGCACATCATCTCGAGCGCCCGCTCGGCCATCCCGATCAACCGCATGCAGTGGTGGATCCGGCCGGGTCCGAGCCGGGCCTGGGCGATGGCGAAACCGGACCCCTGTTCACCGATCAGGTTGCTCACCGGGACCCGGGCATCGACGAAGTCGATCTCGGCGTGGCCGCCGTGGTCGGCGTCGTCGTACCCCATCACGTGCATGCCCCGGCGGATGGTCACGCCGGGAGTGTCGGTGGGTACCAGCACCTGGCTCTGCTGCTGGTGTCTGGGGGCGCCGGGATCCGTCTTGCCCATCACGATCAGGATGGCGCACCGAGGATCCATCGCACCGGAGATGTACCACTTGCGGCCGTTGATCACGTATTCGTCGCCGTCACGGACGATGCTGGTCTCGATGTTGGTGGCGTCCGAGGAGGCCACGTCCGGTTCGGTCATCGCGAAACCGGAACGAATGGTGCTCTCCAGCAAGGGCTCCAGCCACCGGGCCTGCTGCTGCGGGGTGCCGAACTGGGCCAGCACCTCCATGTTGCCGGTGTCCGGGGCGGCACAATTGAGGGCGATGGGTGCCAGCGCCGGGCTACGGCCGGTGATCTCGGCCAGCGGGGCGTACTGCAGGTTGGTCAGCCCGGCCCCCCGGTCACCCGGCAGGAACAGGTTCCACAGGCCGAGTTCGCGAGCCCTGACCTGCAGGTCGGCGACGATGGGTGGTGGGCCCCAGGCGCCGGGACGGGCCGCCTGCTGCTCCGCGAAGATCGGCTCTGACGGATAGATGTGCTCGTCCATGAAGGCCAGCAGGTTGTCGATGTACCCACGGGTGGTGTCGTCGTAGCTGAAGTCCATCAGATCTCCGAGTTCTGGGTGGGGGTGGAAGGGCCGGAGGCGGCGCCGAAGACGGCCAGTCCCTGGTCGACGAGCGGCTGCACCATGTCGCCGATGCCGTCGAATCCGGGACCGAGGGTGGCCCCGTGCCGGAAGCGGAAGAAGACGCCCTCCAGGACGACGGCCAACTTGAACGAGGCGAAGGCGCGGTACCACCGGAGGTCGGAGACGTCGCGGCCGGATCGCTGCTGGTACCGCCCGATGATCTCCTGCGCCGCCGGGTAACCGGGGACGGCGCTGATGGCGACCGAGGGATCGGTCGATCGGTCAGCGGCCAGCATCGGCTGGTCGGCGTAGAGCAGCAGCAGGGCCAGGTCGCTCAGGGGATCACCCAGGGTCGACATCTCCCAGTCGAGCACCGCCGTGATGCGCTCGGACCCCGGTGCGCCGGCGATCAGCACGTTGTCCAGCCGGTAGTCCCCGTGCACCAGACCGCCGCGGCCGGTGTCCGGGATGTGTTCGCCCAGCGCGCCGGCGAGTTCGTCGATGCCCGGCAGGTCACGGCTCCGCAGGCCGGCAAGCTGACGACGCCAGGTGGAGAGCTGCCGGACGTTGAATCCGGCGACCTTGCCCAGGTCGGCCAGCCCGACCTCGGCCGGGTCGACGGCATGCAGGTCCACCAGCGTGTCGACCAGGTCGAACATCAAGCGGTGCAGCGTGTCCGGGCCGAGGGTGAGGACGTCGGCATGACGTCGGTAAGCGATCCCCGGGCTCAGTTCCATCAGGTAGAAGGGTGCGCCGATCACCGCGGGGTCCTCGCACAGGAGCTCGGCGTGGGGCACCGGAACGGCGGTTTGCCCGAGGGCGGAGATGACCCGGTACTCGCGGCTCATGTCGTGGGCCGAGGCCTGCACGTGGGCCAGCGGCGGCCGCCGCAGTACGAGCTCGCGGGTTCCGTCGCTCACCGCGTAGGTCAGGTTGGACCGACCGCCGGCCAGCAGTGTCGACGACAGGGCCCCGATCAGCAACTCGGGCCGGTGGATGTCGAGATGGCCGCGCAGCCTCGAGAGATCAAGTCCTGCGTCGCTCACAGCTTTCCAGCCTCTTCCAGACTCTGCTGCAACCGGTTCATGCCGGACAGCCAGCGGTCGGGGTCGGAGGCCCGGCGGACGGAGTAGTCGGCGACCTCGGGGTGCGGCAGGATCAGGAACCGCTCGCCCGACAGCGCGTCGGCCACCGCGTCGGCGACCTGCGCCGCGCTGAGCGCGGTCGCCCCCATGACGGCCTCGCCGAGGTCGCCGGTCGAGGCGAAGAGCGGGGTGCGTACACCCTGCGGGCACAGGCTCTGCACGACGATCCCGCGGTGGGAGTAGGTGGCTCGCAACCACTCCGCGAAGGCCAGCGCCGCGTGCTTGGTCACCGAATAGGGGGCCGACCCCAACATCGTCAGGATCCCGGCCGCCGAGACGGTGGTGATCAGGCGTCCGCGGCCCCTCGCGAGCCAACCGGGCAGCACGGCCCGGGCGGCGTGGACGTGGGACTGCACGTTGACCTGCCAGGCCAGGTCCCAGTCCGCCGCCGGAGCCGACTCCGAACCCCCCACCGCGACCCCGGCGTTGGCACAGAAGAGGTCGATCGGGCCGAAGGCCTCGGTGGCTTCGCCGACCAGGTTGCGGACCTGTTCGAGATCGGCGACGTCGGCCGGGTGCGACAACCCGCCGATCTCGGACGCGATCGCCTGCGCTGCAGCGGAATCGAGGTCGTTGACCACGACATGGGCACCGCCGGCGGCAAAGCGCCGGGCCATCGCCGCGCCGATGCCGGAGCCGGCTCCGGTCACCACGACGCAGGAGTCCGCCAGCTCCAGCGACGTCACGGTGCCATCACCACGATCCGGCCGGTGGATCGACCGGCCGCCAGCGTGGCCAGACCCGCCGGTGCCTGCTCGAACGGCAGCACCGAGGACACCTCGGGGTTGATCCGGCCCGTTGCGACCAGTTCCGCGAGCGCCTGTGCCGCCTGCACGATGATTTCCGGCTTCCGCTGGTGGTAGAGCCCCCAGTACACCCCGAGGATCCCGTAGTTCTTGACGAGCGCGTGGTTGACCGCCGCCTTCGGGATGATGCCGCTGGTGAATCCGACGATCAGGATCCGACCCTCGAAGGCCACCACCTTGGTCGAGGCGACGAACGAGTCGCCACCGACCGGGTCGTAGACGACATCCGCACCTCCGCGACCGCATGCCGCCTTCAGGGCCCCGACCAGACCCTGGGCGTCGTAGGCGGACCGATCGATCACCTCGTCGGCGCCGCACCGCCTTGCCACCTCGACCTTGTCCGCGCTGCCCACGACGCCGACCACCCTGGCGCCGGCGGCCTTGCCCAGCTGGACCGCGGCCGAGCCCACCCCGCCGGCGGCCGCGTGGACCAGCAGCGTCTCGCCCGCCTTCAGTTCGGCGCGCCGATGCAGGGCCACCCAACCGGTCTGGTAAGCGACCGTGAAGGCGGCCGCGTGCGCGTCGTCCAGTCCGTCCGGGGCTCGGCTGACGGCCGTCCGCTCGACGATCGCGTACTCCGCGAGAGCGCCGTGCGGCATGGACGCAAGACCCATCACCCTGGCTCCCTTGCGGAGGTCGGCGTCATCGCCCGCTCCGCCGTCATCGCCCGCGCCGTCGACGACACCGCACAGTTCGATCCCGGGGGTGAACGGCAGCGCCGGCTTCTCCTGGTACTGGCCGCGGACCATCAGCGAATCGGGGAAGTTCAGCGCCACCGCGCCGACCCTGATCCGCAGCTGCGACGGACCGGGTTCCGGGATGGGCGTCTCGCCGAGCGTCATCACCTGCTCGGCCTCGCCGAGCACCGGTACCTGCCAGGCCTTCATCCGACACCTCCGACCAGGGTGACGCCGCCGTCGAGCACGAAGGTCTGCCCGGTGATCCAGGAAGCCTCGTCGGAGGCGAGAAAGGCCACCGCGCTGGACACGTCGTCGGGAACACCGAGCCGGCGCAGCGGGTACTGGGCGGTGACCTGCTCCTCGCGCCCGACGTAGAGGGCCTCGGCGAACCTGGTCTTGACCACGGCCGGAGCCACCGCGTTGACGCGGATCCCCGGGCCCAGCTCCACCGCCAGGCTCGCAGTCAGGTTGATGATCGCGGCCTTGCTCACGCCGTAGAAGGAGATTCCGGGGGCCGGCTTCACCCCGGCGACCGAAGCGATGTTGACGATGCTGCCACCCCGCGTGCCGAGGCCGGCTGCGCAGGCGCGCTGCACCCAGGACAGCGTGCCCAGCACGTTGACGTCGAGGATCTTCCGCGCGGCAGCCAGCGGGAGATCGACGAGGCTCCCGTACGCCGGATTGATGCCTGCGTTGTTCACCAGGATGTCGACCGGGCCGAAGGCGTCCGCCACGCCGGACAGGGTGGCGTCCTGGTGGTCGAGATCATCCGCCTTCCCGGCGAAGGCGATGGCCACGGAAGGGCCGCCGAGTTCCTGCACGGCCTCGTCGAGGGCGTCGGTGTTCCGGGCGGTGATCGCCACCCTGGCGCCCTCGGCCACCAGCCGCCGGGCGATCGCCAGCCCGATCCCGCGGCTGGCGCCGGTGACGACCGCGACCCGGCCGGCCAGTCGCTGCGCAACGGGTCCGCCGACCGCAGCGCCGGCGGCGGTAGGGGGTGATTCGTCCTGCGGCATTCTTGCGACTCCCTTGTCGTCGACTTCCTGACCTCACCACCAGTGCATCACACTGTTAACTGAAGTATGCAGCCGGGCTGCTGCGGCTCACCTGCTGCGACTCACGGCGACGACGCACCGGCTGCGACCCATTGCTACGGCATGGTCGACACGCCCGGCGGGTTGAACCGCCGGCCGGTCACCTTCTCGGACACGCCCTCGCGATCCAGGTACGGCGTGATGCCGCCGAGCCAGAACGGCCACCCGGCGCCCGTGATCAGCGCCAGATCGATGTCGGCGGCCGCAGCCACCACCTTCTCGTCCAGCATCAGACGGGCCTCCTGGGCCAACGCGGCCAGTGCGCGGTCGCGGACCTGTTCACCGGTCGACGGCGCCGTGCCCTGCTCCCACAGCGCGGCGACCTCCGGATCCAGGACCTGCTGCCCGGTCTCGGTCCAGGAGACCAACGTGCGGTGGCCGGCGGCGACGATGCGCCGCAGGTTCTCGCTGACCTCGAACCGGTCGGGGAAGGACTGGTGGAGGGTTTCGGTGACGTGCAGCGCCACCGCCGGCCCGACCAGCTGCAGCAGCATGATCGGCGTCATCGGCAGGCCCAACGGAGCCAGCGCCGCGTCGGCGACCGCCGGATCGGTGCCCTCGTCGATGGCCGCGATGATCTCGCCCATGAACCGGGTCAGCAGGCGGTTGACCACGAACGCCGGTGCGTCGGCCGTGAAGATCGGACCCTTCCGGAGGGTCTTGGCCACCGAGAGGGCCGTGGCGGCGGTGCTGTCGGAAGTGGCTGCGGTGCGGACGATCTCCAGCAGCGGCATCACCGAGATCGGGTTGAAGAAGTGGAACCCGATCACCCGCTCCGGGTGGGCAAGGCCGGCCGACATGTCGGTGATCGACAGCGACGAGGTGTTGGTCGCCAGGACCGC is from Nakamurella sp. PAMC28650 and encodes:
- a CDS encoding SDR family oxidoreductase, with translation MELADSCVVVTGAGSGIGAAMARRFAAGGAHVVVNDLDSAAAQAIASEIGGLSHPADVADLEQVRNLVGEATEAFGPIDLFCANAGVAVGGSESAPAADWDLAWQVNVQSHVHAARAVLPGWLARGRGRLITTVSAAGILTMLGSAPYSVTKHAALAFAEWLRATYSHRGIVVQSLCPQGVRTPLFASTGDLGEAVMGATALSAAQVADAVADALSGERFLILPHPEVADYSVRRASDPDRWLSGMNRLQQSLEEAGKL
- a CDS encoding beta-ketoacyl-ACP reductase — encoded protein: MSRFDGRVAIVTGAAQGIGAATARLLAAQGATVVVGDLTADRAHGTVEAITAAGGTGLAVGCDVTDGESVNAMVTTALERFGSVDILVNNAGITRDDLLYKMGRADWDAVISTNLTSIFLVCQAAAVPMVKAKYGKIVSLSSQSARGNRGQVNYAAAKAGVQGITATLCQELGRYNINVNAVAPGYIATAMTDATAERVGFRPEEYQKMASEQTPIGRVGKPEDVANAIAFLASEEASYITGQTLYINGGVR
- a CDS encoding acyl-CoA dehydrogenase family protein, encoding MDFSLSDEERAIRDTAREFIRKEVMPLESEVLRRERAHQPGLDHSEVVELQHKAKAFGFWGLSTPEEDGGMNLPAVMQALIAAELGRTFVPFRFGGEADNILYFANPEQRKEYLEPTISGERRSCFAITEPGAGSDAANIKLSAVQDGDDWILNGEKVYITGGNEADFAIVVAVNDKVKGVRGGGTTAFLVDRDMGWKSEPIITMGEGGPAALVFDNVRVPSRNILGEIGQGFELGMKWIGKGRYLIPATAIGIAERALQMAIDHANTRVTFGKPIGENQAIAWMIADSETEIEAARWLVLRAAWTVDQGADPRHSSSMAKLFGATMVNHVIDKVMQIHGGMGYTRELPIERWYRQVRLFRIFEGTDEMQRLILSRDLLRGYTKIGGHLA
- a CDS encoding phosphotransferase family protein; the encoded protein is MSDAGLDLSRLRGHLDIHRPELLIGALSSTLLAGGRSNLTYAVSDGTRELVLRRPPLAHVQASAHDMSREYRVISALGQTAVPVPHAELLCEDPAVIGAPFYLMELSPGIAYRRHADVLTLGPDTLHRLMFDLVDTLVDLHAVDPAEVGLADLGKVAGFNVRQLSTWRRQLAGLRSRDLPGIDELAGALGEHIPDTGRGGLVHGDYRLDNVLIAGAPGSERITAVLDWEMSTLGDPLSDLALLLLYADQPMLAADRSTDPSVAISAVPGYPAAQEIIGRYQQRSGRDVSDLRWYRAFASFKLAVVLEGVFFRFRHGATLGPGFDGIGDMVQPLVDQGLAVFGAASGPSTPTQNSEI
- a CDS encoding acyl-CoA dehydrogenase family protein: MDFSYDDTTRGYIDNLLAFMDEHIYPSEPIFAEQQAARPGAWGPPPIVADLQVRARELGLWNLFLPGDRGAGLTNLQYAPLAEITGRSPALAPIALNCAAPDTGNMEVLAQFGTPQQQARWLEPLLESTIRSGFAMTEPDVASSDATNIETSIVRDGDEYVINGRKWYISGAMDPRCAILIVMGKTDPGAPRHQQQSQVLVPTDTPGVTIRRGMHVMGYDDADHGGHAEIDFVDARVPVSNLIGEQGSGFAIAQARLGPGRIHHCMRLIGMAERALEMMCRRVSSRVAFGRPLAEQGVIGEWIADSRVKLEQLRLLVLKTAWLMDTVGNQGAHTEIQSIKIAAPEAACWIIDKAMQAHGAAGVSQDTPLAQLWAAARTIRLADGPDEVHRRSLARRELKKYQ
- a CDS encoding NADPH:quinone oxidoreductase family protein translates to MKAWQVPVLGEAEQVMTLGETPIPEPGPSQLRIRVGAVALNFPDSLMVRGQYQEKPALPFTPGIELCGVVDGAGDDGGAGDDADLRKGARVMGLASMPHGALAEYAIVERTAVSRAPDGLDDAHAAAFTVAYQTGWVALHRRAELKAGETLLVHAAAGGVGSAAVQLGKAAGARVVGVVGSADKVEVARRCGADEVIDRSAYDAQGLVGALKAACGRGGADVVYDPVGGDSFVASTKVVAFEGRILIVGFTSGIIPKAAVNHALVKNYGILGVYWGLYHQRKPEIIVQAAQALAELVATGRINPEVSSVLPFEQAPAGLATLAAGRSTGRIVVMAP